A single window of Hymenobacter sp. APR13 DNA harbors:
- the rplQ gene encoding 50S ribosomal protein L17, whose product MRHGKTINHLGRTASHRNAMLSNMASSLILHKRITTTVAKAKALRKFVEPLLTKAKNDTTHSRRLVFAVLEQKDVLKELFGDVAAKIATRPGGYTRIIKLSETRLGDNSQMCIIELVDYNETLLEAKTAGEAKTTTRRSRGKKKATTAGEGESSAEVVAEKPAKKAKAATTEVSAPEDTATETLKDGETREEKAAE is encoded by the coding sequence ATGCGTCACGGTAAAACCATCAACCACCTCGGCCGCACGGCCTCGCACCGCAACGCCATGCTTTCGAACATGGCCTCGTCGCTGATCCTGCACAAGCGCATCACCACGACCGTTGCCAAAGCCAAAGCCCTGCGCAAGTTTGTAGAGCCCCTGCTGACCAAAGCCAAGAACGACACGACGCACTCGCGCCGCCTCGTATTTGCTGTTCTGGAGCAGAAGGACGTGCTGAAAGAGCTGTTCGGCGACGTAGCAGCTAAAATTGCTACCCGTCCCGGCGGCTACACCCGCATCATCAAGCTGAGCGAAACCCGTCTGGGTGACAACTCGCAGATGTGCATCATCGAGCTGGTTGACTACAACGAAACCCTGCTGGAAGCCAAAACCGCTGGTGAGGCTAAAACCACTACCCGTCGTTCACGCGGCAAGAAAAAGGCTACCACGGCTGGCGAAGGCGAGTCTTCGGCTGAAGTAGTAGCTGAGAAGCCCGCCAAGAAGGCCAAGGCTGCCACCACGGAGGTTTCGGCCCCCGAGGATACGGCTACCGAAACCCTGAAAGACGGCGAAACCCGCGAGGAGAAAGCCGCCGAGTAG
- a CDS encoding outer membrane beta-barrel family protein gives MKAFFSCLLLLLALTAASQQPTATVSGRVVDAKGQAVPFASVLLRQLADSVVVQATQASEAGRYQLAGVPVGRYRVVVSAVGYGSGRSAVVEVAGRAVAVPDVRLAAAALALKEVQVVGQKPLLEMTAGKLVVNVAGSLTAGTTALEVLEKVPGLMVLNNRLSLAGQEGVLIEIDGRTTQYMDVVSVLKDFPSSTIERIEVLTQPGATHDAAGTAGIINIILKKNTTLGTNGTLTTNAAYGRFAKTGVLLDLNHRAGALNVFGTTSYNYRHTYEQLNTGRLDTRTGIRYAQQSYQPRMAHVPTFRGGADYSLPHRQTLGVLVNGYLNRTQLNAQSSTEASNGVNVLTANDTRRRTKSYAANLNYKVLLDTLGRELTADVDYSRYAAGSLGLLTNLVRIGDTEQPQILRNDQQTRIGLTSAKVDYRQPLTVTTTLLLGAKLSRADIESQLDLTGGAADRADRFGYTESIRAGYVQAEGTQLGVTWQAGLRGEYTVAEGRAAASIRRRYGQLFPSVSLDKPLTKVLGANLAYSRRIGRPSYQDLNPNLVYLDPYTSQRGNPLLTPQFTGTYKLALTYQKQPFFVLGYSRTRDAISLVTATEDSAIYSTSANLDNLRSYNATLNLPLTYRKLLTGYAGVTVFYNEYLSSYLGSTYRAGRTAATFYGQANVQLPQNVKLEASGFYQTAGINGLINFRGFGALNLGLQKTMWQDRATLRLGLNDVLFSNRQRGTVRYQDLDVQFRSYGESRQARLSLSWKLGNQQLQAARKRSTGLEEERGRVKTDKE, from the coding sequence ATGAAAGCTTTTTTCTCCTGCCTGTTGCTACTACTCGCGCTGACAGCCGCCAGCCAACAACCAACGGCCACCGTGAGCGGACGGGTGGTAGACGCCAAGGGGCAGGCAGTGCCCTTCGCGTCGGTGCTGCTGCGGCAGCTGGCCGATTCGGTGGTGGTACAGGCCACGCAGGCTTCAGAAGCAGGGCGCTACCAACTGGCGGGCGTGCCGGTGGGGCGGTACCGGGTGGTGGTATCGGCGGTGGGATACGGCAGTGGGCGGAGCGCGGTGGTAGAAGTGGCAGGCCGGGCCGTGGCGGTGCCGGATGTGCGGCTGGCAGCGGCGGCGCTGGCGCTGAAGGAAGTGCAGGTGGTGGGGCAGAAGCCGCTGCTGGAAATGACGGCTGGCAAGCTGGTGGTGAATGTGGCGGGCAGCCTCACGGCCGGCACTACGGCGCTGGAGGTGCTGGAAAAGGTGCCGGGCCTGATGGTACTCAACAACCGCCTGAGTCTGGCCGGGCAGGAGGGCGTGCTGATTGAGATTGACGGCCGCACCACGCAATACATGGATGTGGTGAGCGTGCTGAAGGACTTTCCAAGCAGCACCATTGAGCGGATTGAGGTGCTGACGCAGCCCGGCGCCACGCACGATGCCGCCGGTACGGCGGGCATCATCAACATCATCCTGAAGAAAAATACCACCCTGGGCACCAACGGCACGCTGACGACCAACGCGGCGTATGGGCGCTTTGCCAAAACCGGTGTCCTGCTCGACCTCAACCACCGGGCCGGGGCCCTGAACGTGTTCGGCACTACCAGCTACAACTACCGCCACACCTACGAGCAGCTCAATACCGGCCGCCTGGACACCAGAACCGGCATCCGGTACGCGCAGCAGAGCTACCAGCCGCGGATGGCGCACGTGCCCACGTTTCGCGGCGGGGCCGACTACAGCCTGCCGCACCGCCAGACGCTGGGTGTGCTGGTGAACGGGTACCTCAACCGGACGCAGCTCAACGCGCAAAGCAGCACCGAAGCCAGTAACGGCGTGAACGTCCTGACGGCAAACGATACGCGCCGCCGCACCAAGTCGTACGCCGCTAACCTTAACTACAAAGTGCTGCTCGACACGCTGGGCCGCGAGCTGACCGCCGACGTGGACTACTCGCGCTATGCGGCCGGCAGCTTGGGGCTGCTGACCAACCTAGTGCGGATTGGCGACACCGAGCAGCCACAAATCCTGCGCAACGACCAGCAGACGCGCATCGGGCTGACTTCGGCCAAAGTGGATTACCGGCAGCCGCTCACGGTTACCACTACGCTGCTGCTGGGCGCCAAGCTCAGCCGGGCCGATATCGAGAGCCAGCTGGACCTGACGGGCGGGGCCGCCGACCGGGCCGACCGGTTCGGCTACACGGAAAGCATCCGGGCCGGCTATGTGCAGGCTGAGGGCACCCAGTTGGGCGTGACGTGGCAGGCCGGCCTGCGCGGCGAATACACGGTGGCCGAAGGCCGGGCCGCTGCTAGCATCCGCCGGCGGTATGGGCAGCTGTTTCCGAGCGTGAGCCTGGACAAGCCCCTGACCAAAGTGCTGGGCGCGAATTTGGCCTACAGCCGCCGCATTGGCCGGCCCAGCTACCAGGACCTCAACCCCAATCTGGTGTACCTCGACCCGTACACGTCGCAGCGCGGCAATCCGCTGCTGACGCCGCAGTTCACCGGCACCTACAAGCTGGCGTTGACTTACCAGAAGCAGCCGTTTTTTGTGCTGGGCTACAGCCGCACCCGCGACGCCATCAGCCTTGTAACGGCCACCGAGGACAGCGCCATCTACTCCACATCGGCCAACCTCGACAACCTGCGTAGCTACAACGCCACCCTGAACCTGCCGCTCACCTACCGCAAGCTGCTGACCGGCTACGCCGGCGTGACGGTGTTCTACAACGAGTACCTGAGCAGCTACCTGGGCAGCACCTATCGGGCGGGCCGCACGGCGGCCACTTTCTACGGCCAGGCCAACGTGCAGCTGCCGCAGAATGTCAAGCTGGAGGCCTCGGGCTTCTACCAGACCGCGGGTATCAATGGCCTGATTAACTTCCGGGGCTTTGGCGCGCTGAACCTGGGGCTGCAGAAAACGATGTGGCAGGACCGGGCCACCCTGCGGCTGGGCCTGAACGACGTGCTGTTTTCGAACCGGCAGCGGGGCACCGTGCGCTACCAGGATCTGGACGTGCAGTTCCGCAGCTACGGCGAGAGCCGGCAGGCGCGGCTGAGCCTGAGCTGGAAGCTGGGCAACCAACAACTGCAGGCGGCCCGCAAGCGCAGCACGGGGTTGGAAGAGGAGCGCGGCCGCGTGAAAACCGACAAAGAATAG
- a CDS encoding sensor histidine kinase has translation MPFTFQRPSRSDLLLVLVYWLLAAPIIFFSYLQQFGLGRAAPTILYTIGLDTLAVYLLVFGLLPLALARRSAWVVLAALVVFVVLDAHLYWLGYGLLLDEKPLHWNAGSILSTIMRHTQSYGMLGILMAGKRYFDVQKRLLQTQQAQTESELRNLKAQLDPHFLFNNLNVLRGLIQHDPTEANEYLSRFANLYRFLIRHKDDDFVTLAEELQFVDEYVYLLRHRFGAAYAFRQTLPEAAALHQLLVVPGTLQLLVENAIKHNAGDEDAPLLIEIQASDTELSVQHLRRPKLTPVDSTGLGLANLRERYRLLFGREIKVEATAAQFRVVVPVLRQARAWSAA, from the coding sequence ATGCCGTTCACCTTCCAACGCCCCAGCCGTTCCGACCTGCTTCTGGTACTGGTGTACTGGCTGCTGGCCGCGCCCATCATTTTCTTTAGCTACCTGCAACAGTTCGGGCTGGGGCGCGCGGCGCCTACTATTCTCTACACCATCGGACTCGATACGCTGGCCGTGTACCTGCTTGTGTTTGGGCTGCTGCCGCTTGCGCTGGCCCGCCGCAGTGCCTGGGTGGTACTGGCGGCGCTGGTGGTGTTTGTGGTGCTCGATGCTCACCTGTACTGGCTGGGTTATGGGTTGCTGCTCGATGAGAAACCCCTGCACTGGAACGCCGGCAGTATCCTTTCCACCATCATGCGGCATACCCAGAGCTACGGCATGCTGGGCATTCTGATGGCGGGCAAGCGCTATTTCGATGTGCAGAAGCGCCTGCTGCAAACCCAGCAGGCCCAGACCGAAAGCGAGCTACGCAACCTCAAGGCCCAACTCGACCCGCACTTCCTGTTCAACAACCTCAACGTGCTGCGCGGCCTCATCCAACACGACCCCACCGAGGCCAACGAGTACCTGAGCCGCTTCGCCAACCTCTACCGCTTCCTGATCCGGCACAAAGACGACGACTTCGTGACCCTGGCGGAAGAGCTGCAGTTTGTGGATGAGTATGTGTATTTGCTGCGCCACCGCTTCGGGGCGGCCTATGCGTTCCGGCAGACGCTGCCTGAGGCCGCCGCATTGCACCAGCTGCTGGTGGTGCCCGGCACGCTGCAGCTGCTGGTCGAAAACGCCATCAAGCACAACGCCGGCGACGAGGATGCTCCGCTGCTGATTGAGATTCAGGCGTCCGACACCGAGCTGAGCGTGCAGCACCTGCGCCGGCCCAAGCTCACGCCCGTCGATTCTACCGGCCTGGGACTGGCCAACCTGCGCGAGCGGTACCGGCTGTTGTTTGGCCGGGAAATCAAAGTGGAAGCTACAGCGGCGCAGTTTCGGGTGGTGGTGCCGGTGCTGCGGCAGGCGCGGGCATGGTCGGCGGCGTAG
- a CDS encoding LytR/AlgR family response regulator transcription factor yields MNILILEDEELAARQTVQFLQQAGLAAEAPPVLRSVEKALAWLQTHPMPDLLFSDIELLDGNVFSLYERFQVNCPIIFTTAYDQYLLPAFRGNGIAYLLKPFSYEQFREALDKYQFLRGSFAGAAAAPAPGLSAEVLHELHQALRQNSQPQYKQRFSVRMRNGLYVLQVDDVAYMQADEGVTFAVDAAGTRYPLSGTLTELERQLDPARFGRLNRSELVNIAFVERVEPYFNNRLAVRLRGKPDLTLTTSAAQTPEFRRWLEG; encoded by the coding sequence ATGAACATTCTGATTCTGGAAGACGAAGAGTTGGCGGCGCGTCAGACGGTGCAGTTTCTGCAGCAGGCTGGACTGGCCGCCGAGGCCCCGCCCGTGCTGCGCAGCGTGGAGAAGGCCCTGGCCTGGCTCCAGACTCACCCCATGCCCGACCTGCTGTTCTCCGACATTGAGCTGCTCGACGGCAACGTGTTCAGCCTCTACGAGCGGTTTCAGGTGAATTGCCCCATCATCTTCACCACCGCCTACGACCAGTACCTGCTGCCGGCGTTTCGGGGCAACGGCATTGCCTACCTGCTTAAGCCCTTCAGCTACGAGCAGTTTCGGGAGGCGCTGGATAAGTACCAGTTTTTGCGCGGCAGCTTTGCCGGCGCGGCGGCCGCTCCGGCGCCTGGTCTGAGCGCCGAAGTGCTGCATGAGCTGCACCAGGCGCTGCGCCAGAACAGTCAGCCGCAGTATAAGCAGCGCTTTTCGGTGCGGATGCGCAACGGCCTCTACGTGCTGCAGGTGGATGATGTGGCCTACATGCAGGCCGATGAAGGCGTGACCTTTGCCGTCGACGCGGCCGGCACGCGCTACCCGCTCAGCGGCACGCTCACGGAGCTGGAGCGCCAGCTCGACCCCGCCCGCTTCGGCCGCCTGAACCGTTCGGAGCTGGTGAACATTGCGTTTGTGGAGCGCGTGGAGCCGTACTTCAACAACCGGCTGGCCGTGCGGCTGCGCGGCAAGCCCGACCTCACCCTGACCACCAGCGCCGCCCAGACGCCGGAGTTCCGCCGGTGGCTGGAAGGGTAG
- the eno gene encoding phosphopyruvate hydratase: MSIITEIHARQIFDSRGNPTIEVDVTTESGTVGRAAVPSGASTGKHEAVELRDNDKSKYMGKGVLQAVDNVNSKIAEELVGFSVFEQGLLDKIMLEMDGTPNKANLGANAILGASLAIARAAAQEAGMPLYRYVGGVNATTLPVPMMNILNGGSHADNSIDFQEFMIMPVGAPSFSEALRWGTEIFHHLKEVLKKQGFSTNVGDEGGFAPNIKSNEDAIKIVLQAIEKAGYKPGDDVMIAMDAAASEFYSDGHYHFKKSTGDKLTSSEMVNYWTDWTKKYPIISIEDGMDEDDWSGWKALTDSIGSTTQLVGDDLFVTNVNRLQRGIDEQIANAILIKVNQIGTLSETIDAINLGRRNGYKSIMSHRSGETEDNTIADLAVALNTGQIKTGSASRSDRMSKYNQLLRIEEELGEVAYFPGRKM, from the coding sequence ATGAGCATTATCACCGAAATCCACGCCCGGCAGATTTTCGATTCGCGCGGCAACCCGACCATTGAGGTAGACGTGACCACCGAAAGCGGCACCGTAGGCCGTGCGGCGGTTCCTTCGGGCGCCAGCACCGGCAAGCACGAAGCCGTGGAGCTGCGCGACAACGACAAGAGCAAGTACATGGGCAAAGGCGTGCTGCAGGCCGTGGACAACGTGAACAGCAAGATTGCCGAAGAGCTGGTAGGCTTCTCGGTGTTCGAGCAGGGCTTGCTCGACAAGATCATGCTGGAGATGGACGGCACGCCCAATAAAGCCAACCTGGGCGCCAACGCCATTCTGGGCGCTTCGCTGGCCATTGCCCGCGCCGCCGCGCAGGAAGCCGGCATGCCGCTCTACCGCTACGTGGGCGGCGTAAACGCCACTACGCTGCCCGTGCCGATGATGAACATCCTCAACGGCGGCTCGCACGCCGACAACAGCATCGACTTCCAGGAGTTCATGATCATGCCCGTGGGCGCTCCGTCGTTCTCAGAGGCGCTGCGCTGGGGCACCGAAATCTTCCACCACCTCAAGGAAGTGCTCAAGAAGCAGGGCTTCAGCACCAACGTGGGTGATGAAGGCGGCTTTGCTCCGAACATCAAGAGCAACGAAGACGCCATCAAGATTGTGCTGCAGGCCATCGAGAAGGCCGGCTACAAGCCCGGCGACGACGTGATGATTGCCATGGATGCCGCGGCTTCCGAGTTCTACTCCGACGGCCACTACCACTTCAAGAAGAGCACCGGCGACAAGCTGACCTCGTCGGAGATGGTGAACTACTGGACCGACTGGACCAAGAAGTACCCCATCATCAGCATCGAGGATGGCATGGACGAGGACGACTGGAGCGGCTGGAAGGCCCTCACCGACAGCATCGGCAGCACCACCCAGCTCGTGGGCGACGACCTGTTTGTGACCAACGTGAACCGCCTGCAGCGCGGTATCGATGAGCAGATTGCCAACGCCATCCTCATCAAGGTAAACCAGATTGGTACGCTCTCCGAAACGATTGACGCCATCAACCTGGGCCGCCGCAACGGCTACAAGAGCATCATGAGCCACCGCTCCGGCGAAACCGAGGACAACACCATCGCCGACCTGGCTGTGGCCCTTAACACCGGCCAGATCAAGACCGGCTCGGCCTCTCGCTCCGACCGGATGTCGAAGTACAACCAGTTGCTCCGCATCGAGGAAGAGCTGGGCGAAGTAGCCTACTTCCCCGGCCGCAAGATGTAA
- a CDS encoding CARDB domain-containing protein, translating into MQKLLLFLCLLLSGLYAPLHAQNRPDLVVVAPFSLPNAVQAGGLYPMSANIRVNGNPGAGAQFNCVGYYLSANSTWDATDAYLGASCQGLLMAGQSGPTSITATIPPLTTPGSYYLVLVADPLNAEQESDETNNVLTFPVRVEPGTPPLPDMELWRPSISFSVVPAGGNTGAFSFVFNRGAGAVGACEVGFYLSADTVFSASTDVFMGQITSGNLAGAGNGSPGTIFSAPLLPVPASTTPGSYYLLLVIDPRNLVAESNESNNSRALRLVVSGPLATAAATASETLQAYPNPVASGNNLAVHISATGKPGRLTLVDHTGRLVAQQQLRPAQTEASFTTDALPAGIYLLRLALPGKEAIRRVVLH; encoded by the coding sequence ATGCAAAAACTTCTACTATTCCTGTGCCTGCTGCTGAGCGGACTGTATGCACCACTGCACGCCCAGAACCGGCCCGATTTGGTGGTGGTGGCGCCCTTTTCGCTGCCGAATGCGGTGCAGGCCGGCGGCCTTTATCCGATGTCGGCCAATATTCGGGTCAATGGCAATCCGGGCGCGGGCGCGCAGTTCAACTGCGTGGGATACTACCTGTCGGCCAATAGTACCTGGGATGCCACCGATGCCTACCTGGGCGCCAGCTGCCAGGGCCTGCTAATGGCTGGGCAGTCGGGCCCGACGTCCATTACGGCCACCATTCCACCTCTTACTACGCCGGGCAGCTACTACCTCGTGCTGGTGGCCGATCCGCTGAATGCCGAGCAGGAGTCTGATGAAACCAACAACGTACTAACGTTTCCGGTACGAGTAGAGCCGGGCACGCCACCCCTACCCGATATGGAGCTGTGGCGGCCGTCGATTTCCTTTAGTGTGGTGCCTGCTGGGGGGAATACGGGAGCATTTTCGTTTGTCTTCAACCGGGGAGCCGGCGCTGTTGGGGCCTGTGAAGTGGGATTTTACCTGTCTGCGGATACCGTGTTTTCGGCCAGTACGGACGTGTTTATGGGGCAGATTACGAGCGGTAATCTAGCTGGGGCCGGCAATGGTTCCCCGGGTACCATCTTCTCAGCACCTTTGCTGCCGGTTCCTGCCTCTACAACTCCCGGCTCCTACTACCTGCTGCTGGTCATAGACCCACGCAATCTGGTGGCCGAATCCAACGAAAGCAACAACTCCCGGGCGCTGCGGCTGGTAGTGTCCGGTCCGTTGGCCACTGCCGCTGCTACGGCATCCGAGACCTTGCAGGCATACCCCAACCCCGTGGCCAGCGGCAACAACCTAGCCGTGCACATCAGCGCGACCGGCAAGCCGGGCCGGCTGACGCTGGTAGACCATACGGGCCGGCTGGTGGCGCAGCAGCAGTTGCGCCCGGCGCAGACAGAAGCCAGTTTCACTACCGATGCCCTGCCGGCCGGCATCTATCTGCTGCGGCTGGCGCTGCCGGGGAAGGAGGCGATACGCCGCGTGGTTTTGCACTAG
- a CDS encoding FtsB family cell division protein has translation MQFSDLTARVPRFLRSFYFYTGLGFLVWMFVFDANDLLKQYDMYAKLQELQTEKQYYLDNIEVVKRERAELLSSPELLEKFAREKYIMKRPGEDVFVLVPQEEE, from the coding sequence ATGCAATTCTCGGATCTGACGGCGCGCGTGCCGCGCTTTCTGCGCAGCTTCTACTTCTACACCGGGCTGGGATTTCTGGTCTGGATGTTCGTGTTTGATGCCAACGACCTGCTGAAGCAGTACGACATGTACGCCAAGCTGCAGGAGCTCCAGACCGAGAAGCAGTACTACCTCGACAATATTGAGGTAGTGAAGCGCGAGCGGGCCGAGCTGCTGAGCAGCCCCGAGCTGCTGGAGAAATTTGCGCGCGAGAAATACATCATGAAGCGTCCCGGCGAAGACGTGTTCGTGCTCGTGCCGCAGGAAGAAGAATAG
- a CDS encoding anhydro-N-acetylmuramic acid kinase yields MNVHLHRLCQLAQQPSRRIIGLMSGTSLDGLDVALCRLHGHGPATRLELEQFSTVPYSDDVRRRIRAVFAGGPTGQISLEHLTLLNPWLGALHADMVLACLREWQLAPTEVDLIASHGQTVYHVPAHQHHHPDFTGLNATLQLGDGDQVAVRTGIITLSDFRQKHIAAGGEGAPLAAYGDYLLLSSPTEERLLLNLGGIANFTYLPRTGHDASAAFSTDTGPGNTLLDATVRARCGLPYDEDGRLALAGRIHAPLLQALLEHPFFGASLPKTTGPELFGPEYLQQAQQRTGTEQLGTEDLLATLVELSAAGVARAAQQVFGEQPALAVYCSGGGAHNPALQAALQRYLPSCRFATTEELGVLPDAKEAILFAVLANEAVAGQPVSIGAGRQRVPAVSMGKISLPG; encoded by the coding sequence ATGAACGTACACCTCCATCGCCTGTGCCAACTGGCGCAGCAGCCCAGCCGGCGCATCATCGGCCTGATGTCGGGCACTTCGCTGGATGGGCTGGATGTGGCGCTGTGCCGGCTGCACGGCCACGGCCCGGCCACCCGCCTGGAGCTGGAGCAGTTCAGCACCGTGCCCTACTCCGACGACGTGCGCCGCCGCATCCGAGCGGTGTTTGCGGGCGGCCCCACCGGCCAGATCAGCCTGGAACACCTGACGCTGCTCAACCCCTGGCTGGGCGCCCTGCACGCCGATATGGTGCTGGCCTGCCTGCGCGAGTGGCAGCTGGCCCCCACGGAAGTGGACCTGATAGCCAGCCACGGCCAGACCGTCTACCACGTCCCAGCCCACCAGCACCACCACCCCGATTTCACGGGCCTCAACGCCACCCTACAGCTCGGCGACGGCGACCAGGTAGCGGTGCGCACCGGCATCATCACGCTCAGCGACTTCCGGCAGAAGCACATTGCGGCCGGCGGCGAAGGTGCCCCCCTGGCGGCCTACGGCGATTATCTGCTGCTCAGCAGCCCCACCGAGGAGCGGCTGCTGCTCAACCTGGGCGGCATTGCCAACTTCACCTACCTGCCCCGCACCGGCCACGATGCCAGCGCCGCCTTCAGCACCGACACCGGCCCCGGCAACACCCTGCTCGACGCCACCGTGCGGGCCCGCTGTGGACTGCCCTACGATGAGGATGGGCGCCTAGCGCTGGCCGGCCGCATCCACGCGCCGCTGCTGCAGGCCCTATTGGAGCATCCGTTTTTTGGGGCGTCGCTACCCAAAACCACCGGCCCGGAGCTGTTCGGCCCCGAATATCTGCAACAGGCCCAGCAGCGCACCGGCACTGAGCAGCTAGGCACCGAAGACCTGCTGGCCACGCTGGTGGAGCTGAGTGCGGCCGGTGTGGCCCGCGCCGCGCAGCAGGTGTTTGGCGAGCAGCCGGCACTGGCTGTGTACTGCAGCGGCGGCGGCGCCCACAATCCGGCACTGCAGGCCGCTCTGCAGCGCTACCTCCCCTCCTGCCGCTTCGCCACCACCGAGGAGCTGGGCGTGCTGCCCGATGCCAAGGAAGCCATTCTGTTTGCCGTGCTGGCCAACGAGGCCGTAGCCGGCCAGCCCGTGTCAATCGGCGCCGGCCGCCAGCGCGTGCCCGCCGTCAGCATGGGCAAGATTTCGCTGCCGGGGTGA
- the hscA gene encoding Fe-S protein assembly chaperone HscA, which yields MAKVAINLSTGSIQQEEIIVGIDLGTTNSLVAYIQPDTRQPRAINDQGRGTIVPSVVHFPQGGETPIVGTDAKQYLLTDSENTIYSVKRLLGKSYKDLGEHARELGYKVIDDNSEGLVKIRVGDKFYSPIELSAEILRELRARAEHALKTPVNKAVITVPAYFNDSQRQATRDAGRLAGLEVLRIVNEPTAAALAYGIGLSPDDEKTVAVYDLGGGTFDVSILRIQQGIFEVLSTNGDTYLGGDDLDRAISDHWTATYSLADQLHNNGSLQQELRLLAESAKRYLSQHDDFAGNLGDDVVVRLSKSEFNQLVQPLVDRTITSCRQALTDASLTPPDLDAVLLVGGSTRVPLVYDSVSEFFQQPANNSLNPDEVVALGAAIQADILAGNRRDVLLLDVTPLTLGIETLGGLMDPIIPRNSKIPTKAGRQYTTSVDGQVNLKISVYQGERDLVQENRKLAEFDLRGIPAMPAGLPKVDVNFILNADGILKVEAIELRSNTRQAVEIKPQYGLTDEQVEQMLMDSLTHAREDVAARMMIEARTVAEQMLYQVERFVEKNQLHLSEDEITQTAAATQRLRESLDTRDKDTILKAVDELEALTSPYAERVMNISIKQAMTGKKIE from the coding sequence ATGGCCAAAGTCGCAATCAACCTCTCCACCGGGAGCATACAGCAGGAAGAAATCATCGTCGGCATCGACCTGGGCACCACCAACTCGCTGGTGGCTTACATCCAGCCCGACACCCGCCAGCCCCGCGCCATCAACGACCAGGGCCGCGGCACCATCGTGCCGTCGGTGGTGCACTTCCCACAGGGCGGCGAAACGCCCATCGTGGGCACCGACGCCAAGCAATACCTGCTCACCGACTCTGAAAACACGATTTATTCGGTGAAGCGCCTGCTGGGCAAAAGCTACAAAGACCTTGGCGAGCACGCCCGCGAGCTAGGCTACAAGGTCATCGACGACAACTCGGAAGGCCTAGTGAAAATCCGGGTCGGCGACAAGTTCTACTCTCCCATCGAGCTGTCGGCCGAGATTCTGCGCGAACTGCGCGCCCGCGCCGAACACGCCCTCAAAACGCCCGTCAACAAGGCCGTGATTACGGTGCCTGCCTACTTCAACGACTCGCAGCGCCAGGCCACCCGCGACGCCGGCCGCCTGGCAGGCCTTGAGGTGCTGCGCATCGTGAATGAGCCCACGGCGGCCGCGCTGGCCTACGGCATCGGCCTGAGCCCCGACGACGAAAAGACCGTGGCCGTGTACGACCTCGGCGGCGGCACCTTCGACGTTAGCATCCTGCGCATTCAGCAGGGCATTTTCGAGGTGCTGAGCACCAACGGCGACACCTATCTGGGCGGCGACGACCTGGACCGCGCCATTTCCGACCACTGGACCGCCACCTACAGCCTCGCCGACCAACTGCATAATAATGGCTCGCTGCAGCAGGAGTTGCGGCTGCTGGCTGAATCGGCCAAGCGGTACCTGAGCCAGCACGACGACTTCGCCGGTAACCTCGGCGACGACGTGGTGGTACGACTCAGCAAATCTGAGTTCAACCAGCTGGTGCAGCCCCTCGTGGACCGTACCATCACCTCCTGCCGGCAGGCCCTCACCGATGCCAGCCTCACGCCCCCGGACCTCGACGCGGTGCTGCTGGTAGGCGGCTCCACGCGGGTGCCGCTGGTCTACGATTCGGTTTCCGAGTTTTTCCAGCAGCCCGCCAACAACTCGCTCAACCCCGACGAGGTGGTAGCGCTGGGCGCAGCCATCCAGGCCGACATCCTGGCCGGCAACCGCCGCGACGTGCTGCTGCTCGACGTGACGCCGCTCACCCTCGGCATTGAAACCCTGGGTGGCCTGATGGACCCCATCATCCCGCGCAACTCCAAAATCCCGACCAAGGCCGGCCGCCAGTACACCACCAGCGTGGATGGGCAGGTAAACCTGAAAATTTCAGTGTACCAGGGCGAGCGGGATCTGGTGCAGGAAAACCGCAAGCTGGCTGAGTTCGATTTGCGCGGCATCCCGGCCATGCCTGCCGGCCTGCCTAAGGTGGATGTGAACTTCATCCTGAACGCCGACGGCATTCTGAAGGTGGAGGCCATCGAGCTGCGCTCCAACACGCGCCAGGCCGTAGAAATCAAGCCCCAGTACGGCCTCACCGACGAGCAGGTGGAGCAGATGCTGATGGACTCGCTGACCCACGCCCGCGAAGACGTGGCCGCCCGCATGATGATTGAGGCCCGCACCGTAGCCGAGCAGATGCTGTACCAGGTCGAGCGGTTCGTGGAGAAAAACCAGCTGCACCTCTCCGAAGACGAAATCACGCAGACGGCCGCCGCCACCCAGCGCCTGCGCGAGTCACTGGACACCCGCGACAAAGACACCATTCTAAAAGCGGTGGACGAGCTCGAAGCCCTCACCAGCCCCTACGCCGAGCGGGTGATGAACATCTCCATCAAGCAGGCCATGACCGGCAAAAAAATCGAGTAG